A single window of Anopheles moucheti chromosome 2, idAnoMoucSN_F20_07, whole genome shotgun sequence DNA harbors:
- the LOC128297448 gene encoding protein KRTCAP2 homolog, whose translation MQMYRPLLASSQIATIFGGYLGSWLFILSLTAVSNLEAVVLGYGFQAKFFPEVSFCLIVALFACGLVHRVCVTSCVLFSIAALYYVNKISHKVHNVAVQVDSYAGKKKKK comes from the exons ATGCAAATGTATCGGCCCTTGTTGGCCTCCTCCCAAATCGCTACCATCTTCGGTGGGTACCTCGGATCGTGGCTTTTTATTCTTTCCCTAACC GCGGTGTCAAACCTGGAAGCGGTCGTGCTAGGCTACGGATTTCAGGCTAAGTTTTTTCCGGAAGTGTCGTTCTGCCTGATTGTTGCACTGTTTGCGTGCGGTTTGGTGCATCGCGTTTGTGTCACTTCGTG CGTACTCTTTTCGATTGCGGCCCTGTATTATGTTAACAAAATATCGCACAAAGTACACAACGTTGCGGTACAGGTGGATAGCTATGctgggaagaaaaagaaaaaatga
- the LOC128296828 gene encoding dihydropyrimidinase isoform X1, with product MASPPPAPVKKVPIHLQSAQNRLYIKRGHVVNHDGMQQADVYIEDGTVRYVGSGADFVVPGGCRTIDATGKLVMPGGIDPHTHFQLEFGGTVAVDDFYKGTKAAVAGGTTTIMDFVLPKKGESLLEAYDTWRARADPKVVCDYGLHVGITWWSKSVRDEMKILCQERGVNSFKCFMAYKGLYQLNDSELYEVFETCKELGAVAMVHAENGDIIAKNVTKLLSEGVTGPEGHELSRTEEVEAEATNRACVIAHQTKAPLYVTKVTSKLAAEQLSQAKRRGLVVYGETLASSLGCTLTNVKPNALVYYTTSPPIRKDPETPRHLVKFLALDDLQTTGSDNCTFNRNQKELGLKDFSKIPNGVNGVEDRMSVVWEKGVQSGLIDPQRFVAITSTNAAKIFNLYPRKGRIAQGSDADLIIWDPKAVRTISASTHHQACDFNIFEGMKCHGVPEFVIVRGRVCVEYELIRVAEGQGAFLETPVYPSFVYDALNGVSRMEDGSDEKHTRNGIQNLDLNSKSGHDVDIPDTYALPEKYIPGPALSVISGDSQLSTPHSARGLRPDGLKNMQESTFSISEELDKSESRSCIRVRAPPGGKSSGFW from the exons ATGGcatctccaccaccagctCCCGTGAAGAAAGTGCCGATTCATCTACAG AGTGCGCAAAATAGACTGTACATCAAGCGTGGTCACGTCGTGAACCATGATGGAATGCAACAGGCGGATGTGTACATCGAGGATGGGACTGTTAG GTATGTTGGTTCAGGTGCGGACTTTGTTGTTCCTGGGGGCTGTCGTACGATCGATGCTACCGGTAAGCTGGTTATGCCCGGTGGTATCGACCCGCACACACATTTCCAGCTAGAATTTGGTGGCACTGTGGCGGTAGATGATTTTTATAAGGGCACCAAGGCCGCAGTTGCCGGTGGAACCACAACCATCA TGGATTTTGTGCTTCCGAAGAAGGGCGAATCGCTACTTGAGGCGTACGATACCTGGCGAGCTCGGGCAGATCCAAAAGTGGTGTGCGACTACGGTTTGCACGTTGGCATCACTTGGTGGTCCAAGTCGGTCCGGGATGAGATGAAAATCCTTTGTCAGGAACGTGGCGTTAACTCGTTCAAGTGCTTCATGGCGTACAAGGGTCTATATCAGCTCAACGATTCCGAGCTGTACGAAGTGTTTGAAACCTGCAAGGAACTCGGAGCAGTGGCGATGGTACATGCGGAGAATGGCGACATTATCGCGAAGAATGTAACCAAACTGCTGTCGGAAGGAGTGACCGGACCGGAGGGCCACGAACTGTCCCGCACGGAGGAAGTCGAAGCAGAGGCCACCAATCGCGCTTGCGTTATTGCGCATCAG ACGAAGGCACCGCTGTACGTCACAAAAGTGACTAGCAAACTGGCCGCCGAGCAGCTATCGCAAGCGAAACGGCGTGGCCTGGTGGTGTACGGCGAAACGCTGGCCAGCTCGCTCGGCTGTACACTGACCAACGTGAAACCGAACGCTCTGGTATATTACACGACCAGCCCTCCGATTCGAAAGGATCCGGAAACTCCCCGACATTTGGTGAAGTTCCTGGCGCT GGACGATCTGCAAACGACTGGCAGTGACAACTGTACATTCAATCGCAACCAGAAGGAGTTGGGACTGAAAGATTTCTCCAAAATCCCGAACGGTGTCAACGGTGTCGAGGACCGGATGTCTGTGGTGTGGGAAAAAGGCGTCCAATCGGGACTGATCGATCCTCAACGTTTCGTGGCAATCACCAGCACGAATGCTGCCAAAATTTTCAACCTCTATCCCAGAAAGGGTCGCATTGCGCAAGGTTCCGATGCCGACTTAATCATCTGGGATCCAAAGGCGGTCCGTACGATTTCCGCCTCCACCCATCATCAGGCTTGCGACTTCAATATTTTCGAAGGCATGAAATGCCACGGCGTTCCAGAGTTTGTGATTGTGCGCGGACGTGTATGCGTCGAATATGAGCTGATTCGCGTTGCAGAGGGCCAAGGTGCGTTCCTGGAAACACCCGTCTATCCTTCATTCGTGTACGATGCATTGAATGGTGTTTCCCGCATGGAAGACGGATCTGACGAAAAGCACACCCGGAATGGGATCCAAAATCTGGACCTGAACTCCAAGTCGGGCCATGATGTAGATATCCCCGATACATACGCCCTGCCCGAGAAGTACATTCCAGGTCCGGCATTGAGTGTTATCTCCGGCGATTCACAGCTCAGCACTCCCCATAGTGCCCGTGGCCTACGTCCCGATGGGTTGAAGAATATGCAGGAATCCACCTTTTCCATCAGTG AGGAGCTCGACAAATCGGAATCACGCTCATGCATCCGCGTACGAGCTCCCCCCGGTGGAAAGTCTTCCGGATTCTGGTAA
- the LOC128296828 gene encoding dihydropyrimidinase isoform X2: protein MASPPPAPVKKVPIHLQSAQNRLYIKRGHVVNHDGMQQADVYIEDGTVRYVGSGADFVVPGGCRTIDATGKLVMPGGIDPHTHFQLEFGGTVAVDDFYKGTKAAVAGGTTTIMDFVLPKKGESLLEAYDTWRARADPKVVCDYGLHVGITWWSKSVRDEMKILCQERGVNSFKCFMAYKGLYQLNDSELYEVFETCKELGAVAMVHAENGDIIAKNVTKLLSEGVTGPEGHELSRTEEVEAEATNRACVIAHQAHCPLYVVHVMSKSAGIEVARARRRYNGTGIFGETLAAALGTDGTHYHDKCWHHAAAHVLSPPLRPDPTTPEFMMKLLAQ, encoded by the exons ATGGcatctccaccaccagctCCCGTGAAGAAAGTGCCGATTCATCTACAG AGTGCGCAAAATAGACTGTACATCAAGCGTGGTCACGTCGTGAACCATGATGGAATGCAACAGGCGGATGTGTACATCGAGGATGGGACTGTTAG GTATGTTGGTTCAGGTGCGGACTTTGTTGTTCCTGGGGGCTGTCGTACGATCGATGCTACCGGTAAGCTGGTTATGCCCGGTGGTATCGACCCGCACACACATTTCCAGCTAGAATTTGGTGGCACTGTGGCGGTAGATGATTTTTATAAGGGCACCAAGGCCGCAGTTGCCGGTGGAACCACAACCATCA TGGATTTTGTGCTTCCGAAGAAGGGCGAATCGCTACTTGAGGCGTACGATACCTGGCGAGCTCGGGCAGATCCAAAAGTGGTGTGCGACTACGGTTTGCACGTTGGCATCACTTGGTGGTCCAAGTCGGTCCGGGATGAGATGAAAATCCTTTGTCAGGAACGTGGCGTTAACTCGTTCAAGTGCTTCATGGCGTACAAGGGTCTATATCAGCTCAACGATTCCGAGCTGTACGAAGTGTTTGAAACCTGCAAGGAACTCGGAGCAGTGGCGATGGTACATGCGGAGAATGGCGACATTATCGCGAAGAATGTAACCAAACTGCTGTCGGAAGGAGTGACCGGACCGGAGGGCCACGAACTGTCCCGCACGGAGGAAGTCGAAGCAGAGGCCACCAATCGCGCTTGCGTTATTGCGCATCAG GCTCACTGTCCGCTGTATGTTGTGCATGTAATGAGCAAATCGGCTGGTATTGAGGTAGCTCGCGCTCGTCGCCGCTACAATGGAACAGGCATCTTCGGTGAAACACTGGCGGCTGCACTTGGCACTGATGGTACACACTATCACGATAAATGCTGGCATCATGCGGCCGCCCACGTACTCAGCCCACCGTTGAGACCCGATCCTACCACGCCGGAATTTATGATGAAACTGTTAGCCCAGTAA
- the LOC128297084 gene encoding FHF complex subunit HOOK interacting protein 2A-like, producing the protein MFLCRKFTEIDKMFGKLSEVLQTAADVLAPPPTALQDFDYHYRLVKNFYIADKTLPKIHINDTNIPSHLDQMLQILIREEQRLDAPSKVDTIPALDASSSNLEMSPKPNPTPPKAECMEFVLSNRPLDVLIEFAVNDTPPGARYIVLNWVRRFLSCLKCPPLGHASIFQPVQRLVEICNGTFASPYEREEILFLETVAGLVRKDSILVNLFLKSHHHSAQMLANWKGLGVNKAPVNNPLFVSTKIEYDTRRISLVAEDGEGPSTNEAVRGENDKSQTTDDTDGTCESESCDCDEEDHFSLFDAIVNYLDSADSTIVVRACEGVLILASLPTLQQSCKAIRNTINRFATMMAGRLASNCQQIPEDMDTGDIEDANVTWGLFPRDPEQPHYIGRYQLTAFLCWLDYCDCLLKESELLVPELGPRIRDEMLINYIEPALVGCYAPFMLVLTAKIIKKTQSKALLDEIANWLIGEDELMDVNNCLLTILIENAHENTDILLPTLQFVESLLDNPHEKILHGMLFFYINNRGYYDGSSQTIQSWSDEEDNRERRRGSADDPIKSRTLAPSNILRVINHFLLLLPRQIINDAGGICYEEYMQDANRHYQTWIKKTHGFSWPVEAIWPSSGESSPLAGTSVEPTMSTCASGHMTVVPLPPMKQPKKQRIKQHTTDSQASIDLQTCGDSGISEESFYEGPLLKLLFSHVKQMNTQPYELNLAVIAILSKLALFPHPYLHEILLNPEIPVAAGATTLWSVMQFLARQLLTEIPRVEGFQEKIKDTGRRLLSNPPLYHKDCENGEPTSGNSYSAAGLPIEEEDDINDPLFESIVVLEEFCKELAAIAFVKYHHAKD; encoded by the exons ATGTTTCTCTGTCGAAAGTTTACCGAAATCGATAAAATGTTTGGAAAACTATCGGAAGTTTTGCAAACGGCAGCCGACGTG CTTGCGCCGCCACCAACAGCATTGCAAGATTTTGACTATCATTACCGGTTGGTCAAAAACTTTTACATCGCCGATAAAACCTTACCAAAGATACACATTAACGATACCAACATTCCATCGCACCTGGACCAGATGCTGCAAATATTAATACGCGAAGAGCAACGGTTGGACGCTCCATCGAAAGTGGACACCATCCCTGCACTTGATGCATCGTCGAGCAACTTGGAAATGTCACCGAAACCCAATCCGACCCCGCCGAAGGCAGAGTGTATGGAATTCGTTCTAAGCAATCGACCGCTTGATGTGCTGATCGAATTTGCCGTCAACGATACACCGCCCGGGGCGCGCTATATTGTACTTAACTGGGTTCGACGGTTTCTTTCCTGCCTGAAGTGTCCACCGCTTGGCCATGCCAGTATTTTCCAACCCGTGCAACGATTGGTGGAAATCTGCAACGGTACATTTGCTTCCCCCTACGAGCGAGAGGAAATACTGTTCCTTGAAACGGTGGCCGGGCTAGTGCGCAAGGATTCAATACTGGTCAATTTGTTCCTAAAGTCTCATCACCATTCCGCACAAATGCTAGCTAACTGGAAGGGGTTAGGCGTAAATAAGGCACCAGTGAATAATCCACTGTTTGTAAGCACGAAAATTGAATATGATACGCGGCGAATCTCGCTGGTGGCGGAAGATGGTGAAGGTCCGTCGACGAATGAGGCTGTGCGTGGAGAAAATGACAAAAGTCAAACGACCGATGATACCGATGGTACATGCGAATCCGAGAGCTGTGACTGTGATGAAGAAGATCACTTTAGTCTGTTCGATGCAATCGTCAATTATCTGGACAGCGCG GATAGCACCATAGTCGTACGAGCGTGCGAAGGTGTGCTCATACTAGCGTCATTACCAACGCTACAGCAATCCTGCAAAGCTATCCGGAACACGATCAATCGCTTTGCTACCATGATGGCTGGTCGGCTTGCGTCAAACTGTCAGCAAATTCCGGAAGACATGGACACAGGTGATATCGAAGATGCCAACGTAACGTGGGGATTGTTCCCGCGAGATCCCGAACAACCGCACTACATTGGACGCTACCAGCTAACGGCTTTTCTCTGTTGGTTGGATTACTGTGATTGCTTGCTGAAAGAAAGCGAACTACTAGTACCCGAGCTAGGACCGCGTATTCGCGACGAAATGCTGATCAACTATATTGAACCAGCGCTGGTCGGTTGCTACGCTCCCTTCATGCTGGTACTGACggcaaaaatcatcaaaaagaCACAATCGAAGGCACTGCTCGACG AGATTGCAAATTGGTTGATCGGCGAGGACGAACTGATGGATGTTAACAACTGCCTACTAACGATCCTGATAGAAAATGCCCATGAAAATACGGACATTCTTCTGCCGACGTTACAGTTTGTTGAG TCGTTGTTGGATAATCCACACGAAAAGATCCTGCACGGGATGCTGTTTTTCTACATCAACAATCGAGGTTATTACGATGGAAGTTCGCAAACCATACAATCGTGGTCTGACGAGGAGGACAACCGTGAACGACGGCGGGGCAGTGCTGATGATCCAATTAAGTCGCGCACACTGGCCCCTAGCAATATTTTGCGTGTCATCAATCA CTTCCTATTGCTACTGCCAAGGCAAATCATTAACGATGCCGGCGGTATCTGCTACGAGGAATATATGCAGGACGCAAACCGCCATTACCAGACGTGGATAAAGAAAACGCACGGTTTTAGCTGGCCGGTAGAAGCAATCTGGCCGAGCAGCGGTGAATCGTCACCTCTTGCGGGCACCAGTGTTGAACCAACGATGTCCACGTGCGCGAGCGGCCATATGACGGTAGTTCCGCTTCCCCCGATGAAGCAACCGAAAAAACAACGAATCAAACAACACACCACTGATAGTCAGGCGAGCATCGATCTACAAACGTGCGGTGACAGTGGTATATCCGAGGAAAGTTTCTACGAAGGACCGCTACTTAAGCTGCTATTCTCACACGTAAAGCAGATGAATACGCAACCGTATGAGCTAAACCTGGCCGTGATTGCAATCCTTTCCAAGCTGGCACTGTTTCCCCATCCATACTTGCACGAGATTCTGCTGAATCCGGAAATTCCAGTGGCAGCCGGTGCCACAACCCTTTGGTCTGTGATGCAATTCCTTGCCCGGCAGTTGCTGACAGAAATTCCGCGTGTTGAAGGTTTTCAGGAGAAGATCAAGGACACGGGTCGAAGGTTACTGTCCAATCCACCGCTTTATCACAAAGACTGCGAAAACGGCGAACCTACTTCGGGGAACAGCTATTCTGCTGCAGGTTTGCCGATTGAAGAGGAGGACGACATCAACGATCCTTTGTTTGAGTCGATCGTTGTGTTGGAAGAATTTTGCAAAGAGCTGGCAGCGATCGCGTTCGTAAAGTACCACCATGCGAAGGATTAA
- the LOC128297178 gene encoding uncharacterized protein LOC128297178 — translation MGVNDSENRKDSITSSTSSSHLDLELLQRLFVKFEPDLTIDSYEEAHGSGRGDNYTAALFRIALKGHTQPEGSSKKLKWEKSIICKRLPDCKIKREAFKSEALFRNEVVFYNTIMPEYIDFQRRQLDAVFGTAGKNGKDLNSAEVDPKRTQLDGNGIFQAIPQCYLARDDLLVLEDLRVRSFTMPDRQAGLGPEQLEAVLRELAQFHAVSLAYKQRHPMEFQKLINSLEEGIFSQANAEWYRKYYDVLTRNAIQMVRQTVPEKKEHLAKLEGFLSNCFGHLVDLVSRQSELSVICHGDCWTNNILFRYADDGAIAETCLVDFQLIRHGSLALDLAYLIYCCTDGSLRKKNLQQWLQTYHHQLVRSLRLLLGDLFDNLFGSEKRLWELINDEFKVCARFGLGTAMDMLPISTCSSEEAPDLYTSDTDTAATPPELNVPPNELCRQKMTMLVLELIDGGML, via the exons ATGGGAGTGAACGATAGTGAAAATCGCAAAGATTCGATTACATCATCCACGTCCTCGTCACATTTGGATCTGGAGTTATTGCAGCGGTTGTTTGTGAAATTTGAACCGGATTTAACAATCGACTCATATGAG GAAGCACACGGATCCGGACGTGGTGACAACTACACGGCTGCATTATTTCGCATTGCACTGAAAGGCCATACGCAACCGGAAGGGAGCTCGAAAAAGTTAAAATGGGAAAAGAGCATTATCTGCAAACGTTTACCAGATTGCAAGATCAAGCGGGAAGCGTTCAAAAGCGAAGCACTGTTCCGCAATGAGGTTGTGTTCTACAACACCATCATGCCCGAGTACATCGATTTCCAGCGACGTCAGCTGGATGCGGTGTTTGGCACGGCAGGAAAAAACGGCAAAGATCTGAATAGCGCCGAAGTTGATCCAAAACGCACACAGTTGGACGGGAATGGCATCTTTCAGGCGATTCCACAATGCTACTTAGCGCGGGACGATTTGCTCGTGCTTGAGGACTTGCGAGTACGTTCATTTACGATGCCGGATCGCCAAGCTGGTTTGGGACCGGAGCAGCTGGAAGCGGTGCTGAGAGAGTTGGCACAGTTCCACGCAGTCAGTCTCGCCTACAAACAGCGCCATCCGATGGAATTCCAAAAGCTGATCAATTCCTTGGAAGAGGGTATCTTCTCGCAGGCGAATGCTGAATGGTATCGCAAGTATTACGACGTTTTGACGCGCAACGCAATTCAGATGGTGCGGCAAACTGTGCCGGAGAAAAAGGAACACTTGGCAAAGTTGGAAGGATTTCTGAGCAACTGTTTCGGACATCTAGTGGATCTAGTATCCCGTCAGAGTGAGCTTTCAGTCATTTGTCACGGTGATTGCTGGACAAATAATATTCTTTTCCGATACGCTGACGATGGTGCAATAGCAGAG ACATGCTTAGTGGACTTTCAGCTTATTCGTCATGGTTCGCTGGCCCTCGATCTAGCTTATTTAATCTACTGTTGCACAGACGGCTCCCTGCGCAAGAAGAATCTGCAACAGTGGCTTCAGACATACCACCATCAACTAGTACGATCTCTTCGACTGCTCTTGGGTGATTTATTCGACAATCTATTCGGCTCGGAAAAGCGCCTGTGGGAACTGATCAACGACGAGTTCAAGGTATGTGCCCGCTTTGGACTTGGCACCGCGATGGACATGCTTCCAATCAGCACTTGTTCTTCGGAGGAAGCCCCCGATCTTTATACAAGTGATACGGATACAGCAGCAACGCCCCCCGAACTGAACGTTCCTCCAAATGAACTATGTCGGCAAAAGATGACCATGCTGGTGCTGGAACTGATTGATGGTGGAATGCTCTAA